A stretch of DNA from Acidimicrobiales bacterium:
GGCCGTCCATCTCGAGGCGCCACCGCGACGCGTCGTCGGTGACGTCGTTCACGATGTGCTCAACGGTCTTCGGGAACCCCCAGATCCGGCAGCCCGCCTCGCACGTGAACTCCTGGTCGACGGGCAAGTGCACGATGAACGTGCCGGCCGCGTCGTCGCCCGCGCCGCGGGGCCTGGCGAACAGCGTGAGGCCGATCTCGAGGTAGTCGCCGAGGTCGTTGTCGCGGTAGTCGATGAGTGCCACCGCGAGTTGGGCGCGCCCGGGCGCCGACTCGACCACCTCGAACGCGTCGCCGGGCAGCCACGCCTGCGCCGTCGCGGCGTCGACGTCGAAGATGGCGGTGCCGGCCGACGCGTCGCGCACCTCGACGGGCATGGCCACCGTGCGGCCCTGGATCTCGTACGTCTTCATCGGTCCCTCCCGTACCTCGGTCCGTCCCGCCGGTCGGTCAGCGGTTGACCTTGGCGATGATCTGCTCGGCGAAGCGCTCGATGCTGGTGCGCACGTGCTCTGCGTCGTAGCCGTAGCCGTCCTTGGCGGGCGCTCGGCTGAGCCACGGCGCGCAC
This window harbors:
- a CDS encoding acetoacetate decarboxylase family protein, encoding MKTYEIQGRTVAMPVEVRDASAGTAIFDVDAATAQAWLPGDAFEVVESAPGRAQLAVALIDYRDNDLGDYLEIGLTLFARPRGAGDDAAGTFIVHLPVDQEFTCEAGCRIWGFPKTVEHIVNDVTDDASRWRLEMDGQLVLDITVPRGGSDEQADMEMATYTYLDGAPHTTPFTQGGKGSQVVVGGDGVRLELGDHPIARALAGLGLPAPAVLSTWTEHMHGTFGEATPL